The window TAGTGCAAAAGTATACGTTGATGATTTTGGTGGTCTTTTGTGAAAGCGGATCCATTATAGGCTTTGGACACTCAATTACTTGTCTTTAAAAAAGATATTTTGTAAGCGTGTTCATCGTTGGGGCTGGATCAGCACTAAATTCTAATTTTATGGGGGAAGAATCATGAAAAAAATTGGATTTATTGGCTTAGGGATTATGGGGAAGCCAATGGCATTAAACTTAATCAAAGCAGGTCATTGTGTAACTGTATGTGACATTAATCAAGAGGCTGTAAAATCATTGGTGAACGAGGGTGCTACTGCTGCCTCATCTCCAAAGGAAGTTGGGGAGAACAGTGATATCATTATTACGATGCTTCCTGCGAACAAGCATGTTAAAGAAGTCGTTTTAGGTGAGAATGGGATTATTAAAAGTGCTAAAGAAGGCACAGTAGTGATAGACATGAGTTCGATTACACCAGTTGTTTCAAGGGAAATCGCAAACGAACTTGCTAAACAGGGGATTGAAATGCTTGATGCACCTGTAAGCGGAGGAGAACCAAAAGCTATCGATGGTACCTTAGCAATCATGGTAGGTGGTAAGGAAGAGGTTTTTGAAAGTATAAAAGAAGTTCTTTATGGAATGGGAAAAGATGTGACCTTAGTAGGTGGGAATGGATGCGGGACAACCGCGAAACTAGCAAACCAGGTTATCGTTAATTTAAACATTGCTGCAATGTCCGAAGCCCTTGTGTTAGCAGCTAAAGCAGGAATTGATATAAATAAAATGTATCAAGCCATTAGGGGTGGACTTGCAGGCAGTGCCGTACTTGATGCAAAAGTTCCATTAATTCTTGAAAGAAATTTCGTTGCAGGTGGAAGAATTGATATAAACCTAAAGGATATAACAAATGTAATGGAAACAGCTCATGAAATCGGAGTTCCACTCCCATTATCAAGCCAGCTTTTAGAAATTTTCCACGCATTGAAGGTAGATGGAAAAGCAGGCGATGATCATGGTGGCATTGTCCAGTATTATGAAAAGCTTGCGAATGTCGAAGTAAGGGGTTCTTAAACTATGAGTAATGGCAAAATATTAGCGACTGAAGCTTTTTCAAACATTCCAGAAGTAAATGAAAGCGCTGTAAATGAAGTGCTAAATAAAGAATTAGCTGAGTTTAATAAAAAAATCATTGTACTTGATGATGATCCGACTGGTGTTCAAACAGTTCATAATATTTCCGTTTATACTGATTGGTCATTAGATAATATTGAAAAGGGCTTTTTGGAGGATAACTCAATGTTTTTCCTGCTGACCAATTCTCGAGGATTTACGGCAGCGGAAACCGAAAAAGCTCATCAAGAAATTGCAGCAAATGTTTTAGAGATTGCAAAGAAACTTAATAAGGAATTTATCATCATTAGCCGTGGCGATTCGACTTTAAGAGGGCATTATCCTCTTGAAACAAAGGTCTTAAAGGATACGATCGAATCAAATTCTGAAATTAAGTTTGATGGAGAAGTGATTCTACCATTTTTTAAAGAGGGTGGCCGATTCACGATTGGAAATGTCCATTATGTACAATATGAAGATTATTTGGTGCCAGCAGGCGAAACTGAATTTGCAAAGGATCGTACATTTGGTTATACAAAGTCCCATTTAGGTGAATGGGTGGAGGAAAAATCAAATGGTGAGTTCAAGGCTGAAAACACAACCTATATTTCTCTAGAAAGCATTAGAGCATTTGAAATTGACAAGATAACGAACCAATTACTAGAGGTAAATGATTTTAATAAAGTAGTCGTAAACGCGATCGATTATATCGATGTAAAGATATTCGTCATTGCTTTAATAAAGGCGATGAATAAGGGTAAGAATTTTATGTTTAGAAGTGCCGCTGCGCTAACAAAAGTTATTGGGGGCGTTAGTGATAGAGGCTTACTTTCACGAACAGAGCTTATGAGAGAAGAATCTAATAATGGTGGACTTATCATTGTTGGTTCTCATGTAAAAAAGACAACTGAGCAGTTGGAAGAACTGAAAAAATGTGATTTCATTGAATTTATTGAGTTTAATGTTCATCTTGTTTTGGAGCCTGAAAAATTCCAAACAGAAGTTGATAGAATTATTGAGACATGTGAACGCCTCCTTTGCTCGGGTAAAAATGTAGCCGTTTACACAAAGAGAGAAAGACTTGATCTTGGTATAGGAAAGAAAGAAGAAGAGTTGAAGCTTTCGGTGAAAATTTCTGATGCGGTTACAAGCATTGTTCAAAGATTAGAAGTGAGACCAAGCTATTTGATTGCTAAAGGTGGGATCACTTCAAGCGATATTGGAACAAAAGGTCTTGCAGTAAAAAGAGCAACTGTGGCTGGGCAAATTAAGCCGGGTATTCCAGTTTGGACCACAGGAAATGAAAGTAAATTTCCTGGAATCGCATATGTTATCTTCCCTGGTAATGTAGGAACGAAGGATACTCTTAGAGAAGTTGCTGAAATTTTAAATAAGTAAATTAAGAATTGTTGAATTAAGTTTGTATGATATTTTATAATAAGCACATTTTATTTTGGAACCATTCGTACATCTAGGGGGAAGAGTAATGGATTCTTTGTTTGGAATGTCTCATGAAACTAGTCTATTATTTTATGCAATCATTGCAATAGTAGGGTTAATCGTTTTAATAGCTAAGTTTAATACTAACCCATTCGTGGCACTTATCGTAGCCGCGTTGTTTATGGGCTTAATCTCGGGAATGAAGCTTCCTGATATTGTAACTTCTTTTCAAGAAGGAGTGGCCGGTGTTTTAGGCTTTATCGCTATAGTCCTTGGTCTTGGAACGATGCTCGGGAAAATGATGGCAGAATCAGGCGGAGCTGAGCGAATTGCTAGAACACTAGTAAAAGTTTTTGGTGAGAAAAATGTTCACTGGGCTATGATGGTCGTGGCACTTATTTGCGGTATTCCTGTATTTTTCCAGGTTGGAGTTGTTCTGTTAATACCACTCGTATTTGTTATTGCTAAGCACACGGGGACTTCATTGCTCAAAATAGGTCTTTCATTAGTTGCCGGTCTTGCTGTAGTACACAGTATGGTTCCGCCGCATCCTGCAGCAATGCTAGCAGTTGGCATTTTTCATGCGGATTTAGGAAAAACAATCTTTCTAGCAATGATTGTAGCATTACCTGCTGCAGCAGTAGCAGGACCGATTTACGGTTCTTATATTTCAAAAAAAATCAAAGTAGAGCCTTCTGGTAGTCTTGTAGACCAGTTAACAAAGTCTCAACGAAAAGAAGGGGATCTACCAGGCTTTGGCATTACTCTATTTACGATCTTGCTTCCTGTAATCCTAATGCTTTTCGCGACAATCGTAGATCTTAATTACCCGGTTGAAAGTACATTCCGTCAAGTAGTTGATTTTATCGGAAGTCCAGTTGTAGCACTTTTATTATCACTTATCTTTTCATTTTATTCTTTTGGATTTGCACGTGGATTTAGTGGCAAGGACATTTTAACATTTACAAACGATTGCCTGGGGCCTGTAGCATCCATCGTTCTTCTTATCGGGGCAGGGGGCGGATTTAATAAAGTGTTAACGGCTAGCGGTGTAGGAGATGCAATTGCTCATTTTGCTTCAGATGCCCATCTGTCTCCTATTGTGTTAGCATTCTTAATCGCTGGGTTAATTCGCGCTGCTGTAGGGTCTGCGACAGTTGCGATGACAACAGCAGCAGGTATTGTGGCTCCAATTGCGGCAACAATGCCTGGTGTAAGTCCTGAATTATTAGTGCTGTCAGTTGGAGCAGGTTCTATCATGCTTTCTCACGTAAATGATTCAGGATTTTGGTTAATTAAGGAATTCTTTAATATGTCGGTCCCTGATACATTGAAAACATGGACAGTCATGGAAACCATCCTATCGTTCGTGGCGTTTGGAATAGTATTAATATTGGATGTATTTATTTAGAGTAGATGGAATTTGAAGCTTAGAATTTTCAAATAGGTAATATTATGTAAGTAATTTATAAAGATGTAAAATTGAGACCCCTACTAGGTACTTAACAAATACTTGGTAGGGGCTTCTTACTTAAATAGAGAAACTTTATCAAACAGTAATTAGGTGGATTGTTTCTTTTTGT of the Bacillus sp. 1NLA3E genome contains:
- a CDS encoding GntP family permease — encoded protein: MDSLFGMSHETSLLFYAIIAIVGLIVLIAKFNTNPFVALIVAALFMGLISGMKLPDIVTSFQEGVAGVLGFIAIVLGLGTMLGKMMAESGGAERIARTLVKVFGEKNVHWAMMVVALICGIPVFFQVGVVLLIPLVFVIAKHTGTSLLKIGLSLVAGLAVVHSMVPPHPAAMLAVGIFHADLGKTIFLAMIVALPAAAVAGPIYGSYISKKIKVEPSGSLVDQLTKSQRKEGDLPGFGITLFTILLPVILMLFATIVDLNYPVESTFRQVVDFIGSPVVALLLSLIFSFYSFGFARGFSGKDILTFTNDCLGPVASIVLLIGAGGGFNKVLTASGVGDAIAHFASDAHLSPIVLAFLIAGLIRAAVGSATVAMTTAAGIVAPIAATMPGVSPELLVLSVGAGSIMLSHVNDSGFWLIKEFFNMSVPDTLKTWTVMETILSFVAFGIVLILDVFI
- a CDS encoding four-carbon acid sugar kinase family protein: MSNGKILATEAFSNIPEVNESAVNEVLNKELAEFNKKIIVLDDDPTGVQTVHNISVYTDWSLDNIEKGFLEDNSMFFLLTNSRGFTAAETEKAHQEIAANVLEIAKKLNKEFIIISRGDSTLRGHYPLETKVLKDTIESNSEIKFDGEVILPFFKEGGRFTIGNVHYVQYEDYLVPAGETEFAKDRTFGYTKSHLGEWVEEKSNGEFKAENTTYISLESIRAFEIDKITNQLLEVNDFNKVVVNAIDYIDVKIFVIALIKAMNKGKNFMFRSAAALTKVIGGVSDRGLLSRTELMREESNNGGLIIVGSHVKKTTEQLEELKKCDFIEFIEFNVHLVLEPEKFQTEVDRIIETCERLLCSGKNVAVYTKRERLDLGIGKKEEELKLSVKISDAVTSIVQRLEVRPSYLIAKGGITSSDIGTKGLAVKRATVAGQIKPGIPVWTTGNESKFPGIAYVIFPGNVGTKDTLREVAEILNK
- the garR gene encoding 2-hydroxy-3-oxopropionate reductase; amino-acid sequence: MMKKIGFIGLGIMGKPMALNLIKAGHCVTVCDINQEAVKSLVNEGATAASSPKEVGENSDIIITMLPANKHVKEVVLGENGIIKSAKEGTVVIDMSSITPVVSREIANELAKQGIEMLDAPVSGGEPKAIDGTLAIMVGGKEEVFESIKEVLYGMGKDVTLVGGNGCGTTAKLANQVIVNLNIAAMSEALVLAAKAGIDINKMYQAIRGGLAGSAVLDAKVPLILERNFVAGGRIDINLKDITNVMETAHEIGVPLPLSSQLLEIFHALKVDGKAGDDHGGIVQYYEKLANVEVRGS